From one Calliopsis andreniformis isolate RMS-2024a unplaced genomic scaffold, iyCalAndr_principal scaffold0063, whole genome shotgun sequence genomic stretch:
- the LOC143187573 gene encoding uncharacterized protein LOC143187573, translating into MSTPQREQALSPSLESDMEDIVSRVRGLTRLVTNLKKKGRSSFTIFLLKEKLNYATEVWRDVLERVSRLKQGIPLHHRKGIPFFDQEVLQDAEDTFHEVQDFLMTEIAQLVEAKERVELGINQRKAEGAGFDNTQIPVELPKQSLPKFSGDSRKWRHFEDLFTAGVKNNQRLSDAQRLQYLNACLEGEALATIAEFEIADRNFSEAWDALKKRFGNPRTIITQLLETLRKLRMIKKGDLPSFQQVTVSWRQTLAALKRLGRPTKEWSDVLVILIKEKLEAALQWEWEMSIQSDTDFPSFDDMMKFLDGQERALVALEHQRCNAKAEVTPKSRIRQHNAVVENAPPTPEKCVFCEQPHVVATCKKFKTLSPEQRFQYMKNNQYCINCLASTHTVTHCRTSVSCKQCNGRHHTILHFDTQKVGTSNRRTTNKPNQGKREAGRSNVPARSPVQANVNTNSRASTSADNVASHCGATESVTGSVFLATADVRVYGKGGTSRIARALIDQGSEASFITASLVNDLRLARRKTQAMVTGLGGGKTHEITHSADIRFGSTRCTAQAFRTSAYIVPKITSYVPPSVRISDAEILSELTLADPDPASDRPIEVLIGAEVYASIIRRGFRRINKTGPIAQETALGWILSGPIDAANSSPNPVRTLHCSVLESLDKAIRRFWEIEEVPSTLVNTKAEDECEEHFVKTVARDATGRFIVRLPFNHSNPDELLGDSLPIALSALTRLRRKLDLNQTLVKEYSEFLTEYESLNHMTRLESVDNMRLYIPHRAVIRTESATTKLRVVFNASSKTAGGRSLNDLLHVGPKLQTDITAVLTRWRLYEYVLVADIEKMFRQILVAKEDRRFQCIVWRTPSTERLIAYELNTVTYGTACAPYLSMRTLLELKKQDGDRYPLAAPVLEKDVYVDDVFMGAPDKPLLERIRKQTCELLQRGGFNLRKWAGNSSDLLRNIPQSSHSHAVDLNLFDDSELKVLGLRWIPSGDFFYFNLQRFQPSATPITKRTLFSEIAKLYDPLGWLSPVMIRAKILMQAQWLEKIQWDEHVSAETHKMWNTFCVDWNRLNDWKLPRWIRYGADAISVELHGFCDASLAAYSAVTYLRVTTVNNEVFTSLLMAKTRVAPIKTQSIPVLELNGAVLLAELIVHLRKSLSLPIDRVVCWTDSTIALAWLKKHPSTWTVVVANRVSKIQTSLPSAEWRYVPTRSNPADLNSRGIEAADFLQSRLWMFGPGWLSGPEVEWPAMPASVETTESKRIAHAHVTTPKPEWKFLFRFQTWRKLLRVTAYCLRWRKQTRAEQGSPDSRVIEASELRIATERIVRHIQGTHFSEEYRCLKKRRGIPEKSPLKSLNPFLDENDVLRVGGRLENATLAWETKHPIILPKHYVSTLIIRQCHVDTLHGGLQLTLHTVRQSYWILGCRNAAKTVINKCMRCVRWRSSASTQIMQHLIPERCRPAKAFDNCGVDYAGPYRVRDSAGRGKTAHKAYIAVFVCYATRAVHIELVHDYTTSAFLAALDRFVARRGIPSCIFSDNGTNFVGADRELRKQFCEAFSSTEMQNKCSSMGIRWRFNPPSAPHFGGMQEAGVKSVKHHLKRTLGEFTPTGEEMQTLLCKIEASLNSRPIAPLSDHPDDYAPLTPGHFLTGGPLNAIPLQSVETEKLSRLSRWRAIQKFHEQLWRHWTRDYLTHLQNRYKWRTTQLQLQPGDLVLVQNPLLPPNQWEMGRIEEVFPGKDENVRVVKVRTAKSTYTRPITRMCKLPVDEPAAATVAEVEQAK; encoded by the coding sequence ATGTCCACTCCCCAAAGAGAACAGGCGCTTTCGCCCAGCCTCGAGAGTGACATGGAGGATATCGTCTCGCGAGTCAGAGGTTTGACCCGACTCGTGACGAATCTGAAGAAGAAAGGACGAAGTAGTTTTACTATCTTCCTCCTGAAAGAAAAGCTAAACTATGCCACGGAAGTGTGGAGGGACGTGCTCGAGCGAGTTAGTCGTCTCAAACAGGGCATTCCCCTCCATCACCGTAAAGGTATACCCTTCTTCGATCAGGAGGTGCTTCAGGACGCCGAGGACACGTTCCACGAGGTCCAGGATTTCCTAATGACGGAAATCGCACAACTGGTCGAAGCGAAGGAGCGGGTTGAGTTGGGTATTAACCAACGTAAAGCCGAGGGTGCCGGCTTTGACAACACGCAGATTCCAGTCGAGTTGCCTAAGCAAAGCCTTCCAAAGTTCAGCGGTGATTCCAGAAAGTGGAGACACTTTGAGGATCTATTCACCGCTGGCGTGAAGAATAACCAACGGTTGTCCGACGCACAGCGGTTGCAATATTTGAACGCGTGCTTGGAAGGTGAGGCTCTCGCGACGATCGCCGAATTTGAAATTGCGGATCGCAATTTCAGCGAGGCGTGGGACGCCCTGAAGAAACGATTCGGGAACCCACGCACAATTATTACTCAGCTTCTTGAGACCTTACGGAAGCTGAGAATGATAAAAAAAGGCGATCTGCCCAGCTTCCAGCAAGTCACAGTGAGCTGGAGACAGACGCTCGCTGCGCTCAAGAGATTGGGGCGCCCTACTAAAGAGTGGAGTGACGTGCTGGTCATTCTCATAAAAGAGAAGCTGGAAGCAGCCCTGCAGTGGGAGTGGGAAATGTCTATCCAATCGGACACGGACTTCCCGTCGTTTGACGACATGATGAAGTTCCTTGACGGACAGGAGCGCGCGTTGGTGGCATTGGAACACCAACGATGCAACGCAAAGGCGGAAGTCACGCCGAAATCTCGCATACGGCAGCATAACGCCGTGGTCGAGAATGCTCCCCCTACTCCCGAAAAGTGCGTGTTTTGTGAACAACCGCACGTAGTTGCTACGTGCAAAAAGTTCAAGACACTTTCGCCGGAACAGCGGTTTCAATACATGAAGAATAATCAGTATTGTATAAACTGCTTGGCGTCAACGCACACGGTGACACACTGTCGAACCAGCGTGTCATGTAAACAGTGTAACGGACGACATCATACCATCCTGCACTTTGATACACAGAAAGTCGGCACAAGTAACCGTCGTACGACGAACAAGCCAAATCAGGGCAAGCGGGAAGCGGGACGGAGCAACGTTCCTGCGCGCAGTCCTGTACAGGCAAACGTAAACACGAATTCTCGTGCTTCTACGTCAGCCGACAACGTTGCGTCTCACTGTGGTGCGACAGAGAGCGTAACGGGATCTGTGTTTCTGGCGACAGCTGATGTGCGAGTCTATGGAAAGGGAGGTACGTCGCGTATCGCGCGTGCACTCATTGATCAGGGATCTGAGGCCTCCTTCATAACAGCGAGTCTGGTGAATGATCTACGACTCGCGCGAAGGAAAACCCAAGCCATGGTAACCGGCTTGGGGGGCGGAAAGACCCATGAGATTACGCACAGCGCGGACATTAGATTCGGGTCAACACGGTGCACTGCACAGGCGTTCCGCACTAGTGCATACATCGTCCCGAAAATTACGTCCTACGTTCCACCGTCGGTTCGCATCTCAGATGCTGAGATCTTAAGTGAACTGACGCTTGCAGATCCAGACCCTGCATCTGATCGACCGATTGAGGTGCTCATCGGTGCAGAGGTGTACGCCAGTATTATTCGACGAGGATTCCGTCGAATAAACAAAACAGGACCGATCGCACAGGAGACGGCCTTGGGCTGGATCCTGTCTGGGCCGATCGACGCAGCAAACTCTTCCCCAAATCCCGTGAGGACGCTGCACTGCAGCGTCCTTGAATCGTTGGACAAGGCGATACGGCGATTCTGGGAGATAGAGGAGGTGCCCTCGACCTTGGTGAACACTAAAGCCGAGGACGAATGCGAAGAGCACTTCGTAAAAACCGTCGCGCGAGACGCGACGGGAAGGTTTATAGTTCGGTTGCCCTTTAACCATTCGAACCCGGACGAGCTGTTGGGCGATTCTCTCCCAATAGCTCTCTCCGCGTTGACAAGGTTGAGGAGAAAACTGGACCTGAACCAAACCCTCGTGAAGGAATACAGTGAGTTTCTCACTGAATACGAGTCGTTAAATCATATGACTCGGCTCGAGTCAGTCGATAACATGCGACTCTATATCCCTCACCGAGCGGTTATTCGCACGGAGAGCGCTACGACGAAGCTGCGCGTCGTGTTTAACGCCTCCAGCAAAACAGCGGGCGGACGCTCGCTGAACGACCTCCTCCACGTAGGTCCAAAATTACAGACTGATATCACCGCCGTATTAACGAGGTGGCGTCTGTACGAATACGTGTTAGTAGCGGATATCGAGAAGATGTTTAGACAAATTCTCGTAGCTAAAGAGGATCGTCGCTTTCAATGCATCGTATGGCGCACCCCCTCGACCGAGCGACTTATCGCTTACGAGTTGAATACCGTCACATACGGTACGGCGTGCGCTCCATACCTTTCGATGCGAACACTTCTCGAGCTGAAAAAACAGGACGGCGACCGGTACCCGCTCGCCGCGCCTGTCCTCGAGAAGGACGTCTACGTAGACGATGTGTTTATGGGAGCTCCCGACAAACCGTTGTTGGAGAGAATCCGTAAACAAACGTGCGAGCTCCTACAGCGAGGTGGATTTAACCTTCGCAAGTGGGCTGGAAATTCGTCAGATTTGTTACGAAATATTCCACAGAGCTCGCACTCACACGCAGTCGACCTTAATttgtttgacgattcagaattaaagGTACTCGGTCTGCGATGGATACCATCTGGAgattttttctatttcaatCTGCAACGGTTTCAACCGTCTGCAACACCGATAACAAAGCGCACTTTGTTTTCGGAGATTGCGAAACTGTACGATCCCCTCGGCTGGCTTTCGCCAGTTATGATCCGTGCGAAAATTTTGATGCAAGCCCAGTGGCTGGAAAAAATCCAGTGGGACGAGCACGTTTCCGCGGAGACGCACAAAATGTGGAACACATTTTGTGTCGATTGGAACAGATTGAACGATTGGAAATTACCCAGATGGATCCGATACGGAGCCGATGCAATCTCTGTGGAGCTCCATGGATTTTGTGACGCATCACTCGCTGCCTATTCCGCCGTCACCTACTTGAGAGTGACGACGGTGAACAATGAAGTGTTTACGTCACTTCTAATGGCAAAAACGCGAGTGGCTCCGATCAAAACGCAGTCGATCCCAGTTCTTGAATTGAACGGGGCCGTACTGCTCGCTGAGCTTATCGTGCATCTGAGAAAGTCGCTCTCACTGCCGATCGATCGTGTTGTCTGTTGGACAGATTCTACGATCGCCCTCGCTTGGCTTAAAAAACACCCATCGACATGGACGGTTGTGGTAGCCAACCGCGTGTCAAAAATCCAAACGTCTCTTCCGAGCGCTGAATGGCGTTACGTTCCAACACGCTCAAATCCCGCGGATTTAAATTCGCGTGGGATAGAGGCTGCAGATTTTCTGCAGTCGAGACTGTGGATGTTTGGACCAGGGTGGCTGAGCGGACCGGAAGTGGAGTGGCCAGCGATGCCAGCTTCCGTGGAGACCACTGAAAGCAAGCGCATAGCGCATGCACATGTAACGACTCCGAAACCGGAATGGAAATTTCTGTTCCGATTTCAAACGTGGAGAAAACTGTTGCGTGTAACGGCGTATTGTCTTCGCTGGCGAAAACAAACACGCGCCGAACAGGGGTCACCCGACAGTCGAGTAATCGAGGCGTCAGAATTGCGAATCGCAACTGAACGTATCGTGCGTCACATACAAGGCACGCATTTCTCAGAAGAGTACCGGTGCTTGAAAAAACGCCGAGGAATACCTGAGAAATCTCCGCTAAAAAGCCTAAACCCTTTTCTCGACGAAAATGACGTCTTGAGGGTTGGCGGACGACTGGAGAACGCGACGCTTGCATGGGAAACCAAGCACCCGATAATACTGCCGAAACATTATGTGTCAACACTCATAATCCGGCAGTGCCACGTGGATACGTTGCACGGGGGCTTGCAGCTGACCTTGCATACTGTGAGGCAAAGCTACTGGATTCTCGGCTGCCGAAACGCAGCGAAGACGGTTATAAACAAATGCATGCGATGCGTGAGATGGCGAAGCAGCGCCTCCACGCAAATAATGCAGCATTTGATACCGGAACGCTGCAGGCCTGCAAAGGCCTTCGACAACTGCGGAGTGGACTACGCGGGGCCTTACCGTGTCCGCGACTCCGCTGGTCGAGGAAAGACGGCTCACAAAGCGTACATCGCGGTGTTCGTTTGTTACGCCACGCGCGCCGTCCACATCGAGCTCGTCCATGATTACACGACGAGCGCGTTTTTAGCTGCACTCGATCGGTTCGTAGCTAGACGTGGTATACCGTCTTGCATTTTTAGCGATAATGGCACCAATTTCGTTGGGGCCGATCGAGAGTTACGTAAGCAGTTCTGTGAGGCGTTTTCCTCCAcagaaatgcaaaacaaatgcaGCTCTATGGGGATAAGGTGGAGGTTTAACCCCCCCAGCGCTCCTCATTTCGGTGGAATGCAGGAAGCCGGCGTAAAATCGGTGAAACACCATTTAAAGCGCACACTGGGTGAATTCACGCCGACGGGAGAGGAAATGCAGACGCTTCTCTGCAAGATCGAAGCGAGTCTCAACTCGCGACCGATCGCCCCCCTGAGTGACCACCCAGATGATTATGCGCCTCTGACGCCCGGGCATTTCCTGACAGGAGGTCCGCTAAATGCGATTCCGCTGCAATCGGTGGAAACTGAAAAACTCTCGCGACTATCGCGGTGGAGAGCGATTCAAAAATTTCACGAGCAGCTTTGGAGGCACTGGACGCGAGATTATCTCACGCACCTCCAAAATCGCTATAAGTGGCGCACCACCCaactgcaactgcaaccaggggaTCTGGTGTtagtgcagaatcctcttctCCCCCCTAATCAGTGGGAAATGgggagaattgaggaggtgttCCCGGGTAAGGACGAAAATGTACGGGTGGTAAAAGTCCGTACAGCAAAGTCCACATATACACGTCCGATTACAAGGATGTGTAAGTTACCCGTGGATGAGCCTGCTGCGGCGACGGTTGCCGAGGTCGAGCAGGCGAAATAA